The genomic stretch ATGGCCGATCATCGAGAAGAAGATCAAGTCGCCGAAGATGGTCTTCCGCAAGACGGCGGCGGGAGCGGCGCTCGATGTGCCGGTGGCGTCACTCCTCGACGCGGACCTCGATTCCGCCCTCCCCGAGAGGGACGACGCCGCTCGCCTCTCGCCCGAAGAGCGGGACGTCCTCCGCATGGTGGACGGCTCGTCGACCGTCCAGGATCTCGTCGACACCTCGCCGCTCGGCGAGTTCGACGTGCATCGCCTCCTCTACGAGCTCGTCACGAAGAGCCTCATCGAGGAGGTCAAGGTCTCGCCGGTGGCCGCCGCCGCGTCCGACGAGAGCCGTCGCGGGGTCATCGTGTCGGTCGCGCTCCAAGGACTCGTCCTCGCCCTGGCACTCGGCGGACTCTTGACGCTCCGCACGAATCCGCTCACCCCGTGGCGCCTCGTGGAGCGCGGCGAGGAGACGGCGCTCCTGCAGACCTATGCGAGCCGGAACCGCCTCGAGCGGCTCGTCCAGGGGCTCCAGATCTACTACCTCGAGCACGGTGGGATGCCCGCGACCCTCGAGCGGCTCGCCGTCGAGGGGTTCGTGGCGACATCCGACCTGAGGGACCCCTGGGGACGGCGCTACACGTTCCGGGTCGACGCCACCGGATTCGAC from Candidatus Polarisedimenticolaceae bacterium encodes the following:
- a CDS encoding DUF4388 domain-containing protein, encoding MALEGTIKDFGLADILQMIGIQRKTGQLTLEGAEETVVVKFLEGAVVGADTRQRNLEDLLGSVLVRTGRITEVQLQEALRIQRRTLQRLGYVLVKQGFIFEEDLREALRIQVTQIVYRLFRWRDGRYQFTPSDHMEYDTEHFQPISAETILMEGARMIDEWPIIEKKIKSPKMVFRKTAAGAALDVPVASLLDADLDSALPERDDAARLSPEERDVLRMVDGSSTVQDLVDTSPLGEFDVHRLLYELVTKSLIEEVKVSPVAAAASDESRRGVIVSVALQGLVLALALGGLLTLRTNPLTPWRLVERGEETALLQTYASRNRLERLVQGLQIYYLEHGGMPATLERLAVEGFVATSDLRDPWGRRYTFRVDATGFDLAGRGPAGEERDDLVVRHAFTPSQRMVLEGGAAEKDHPAGP